A region of the Carya illinoinensis cultivar Pawnee chromosome 16, C.illinoinensisPawnee_v1, whole genome shotgun sequence genome:
atttgaattgatgAATGATCATTTGTAGCGAACAAATGCAAGTGACATGGtagctttattttttataaagtgcaaaaatgttaataattttaagtaatgatttgtataagtttcaaatatataattattgtgcaattcatttggaaaaaaataaattctagtgTAAAAAGTAGAGGTGAAAACCAATTCCTTAGATGTGGTTTTTGACCAAAACCGATGCCGACTAATGGAGGGGATTTGCATGGAACAATTGACCATACTGGTCAATGGGGAAGAGAAATACTGGCCGTATCGATTTTGGCGGTTCTTCGTCCCCCTAGCGGTGAGGTtcgtctgagagagagagataatcgGAGAAAAATATGGGGAGGGAAAAAAGACGATCTCATATTGAAATGATACCGTTTGGTTTAAAATCAAATCGTGTCATTtcactcatatttttttaaatatgttatgtATAAAATGATGCTGTTAGACCAAAAATAGTCATTTCACTTGTGTTTTTTTTGtacactttatatataaaatgacgTTCACTTAAATTTAGGGGTGTAAGCTAGTTGGTCCAGATTAGAAAAACCAACTGGACCGACCCATTCGAACTGAACCAAACTAGACCTAAATCTAAACCAGTCGGACACGGTCCCATAAATTGTGGACGGAAACCATTTGGTCCGATCCCGAGGTCTATAAATTTTGGATCGGACTAGACTgaactcctatatatattttgaaaatatttttaataatttaagatattatttttatatagtaattatataagttaataatttaatttttatctaatttattatcattgatcatataaaatattttttaatgagttagttacataatctacattaataattcacttaatttaatttagtaatttaaatatattttttattaatttatttagaaaaaaagagaataaaaaataaataaattggacCAAACCAAACGAGCTCTGGTTTGGAAAAAAATGATGGTCTATTCCTTCTAATTGGACCGGATTGATTTATACCCCtacttaaacttaagtggaaTGATGTCGTTTTAactacgatatatatatatataatatttatttaattggcCAATTCAGTGGTTTGAACTAGTTCATACCGCACTGGCCGAcattggttttatttatttatttttgccgGCCGATTGATTCTCTGGCTGCTGGTCTCTGTCGGCGTAGTTCAGTTTGACTGGTCCTATTCGCAACCTATAATTTTTtagaggaatttttttttaataaaagaagtgcaatttaaaaataaaaagttattttggTTTTACGCATGactgatattaataatttaatatgatattttaattttgttttctatAAATCCATttggaaataagattttattttggttttaagAAGATGGTACTGCATTCAAGGCATAACagttttctttatctttttttttttttaatatgtatttGTTTGCTATGTTTCTTGAGGCCTCACGCCATCTGATCTTCATGTAATTTCTTTGtaactaatattatttaatttgctcATAAAAATAATGACATAAAAAGCTGCTATTCAGTCTCgtaatttcatttccttttcttaaaattacTATTAgtgtgattatatatatatatatttttcttttaaatatcttttaaacAAATATCGCAATGGTAACACGATACCTTTTACGTGCAAAATCATGTGGCCAAACAAAACGAATAGCAGAGTAACGCAGATCACATTCATTACCATTTACCATGTCAGTACACAAATCTTGACCGAAATCTTTGTCcttgttttgtatttataagCCATTATCCATCCATCCCTAATAGGTACGtaacattatattataaaaataaattaataaattgataataagttaaatttattttataattataaaattattttataattgaatGTAATGTTTAAAATtacgtcaatttgtaaatttatttttataacatctatTTATGGTTAAACCATttataaaagtatataaaagaaaaataataataataagagaattttaatAAACATAATTATTATGTTCctattattttcattaatttaattcCAAGAATATCAAGCAATATTGTGagtgtttttcctttttctagtGGGGGGAATGCATTGGCCAAAAGGGTAACTAGAATTAAAGATTAAAATAGAGGAAGCGCACGTTGAGTCATGATCGTGACACAGCTAAGGTGAAGAACACAGTGCGGGAGAGCATTGGGTTGCGTACGGCACTCTCGCTACTGCATATTTCACAAACAAGCCATTCATTTgttttctcatatttattttttacaatgaaaagagatgaaatgaattgaaattaaagttaaaaattaaataaaatattattaaaatatatatttttaatattatttttatattaaaatttaaaaaaattaaaattatttgttttattttaaatataaatttaaaaaaattataaagatgagACGAagaattttactaaaaaaacgACATTTCAGCGATCCACCTGAcaagcactctctctctctctctctctctcgtttcctTGAAATATCGAAGCTGTGGAAGATGCAGACACAGATCACCTAGTTAGTATTTTTGTGGTCTGTAGTTGTACACACGTGCAATCCCCTGTGTTTGGCATCTTCCAAGGTGGTGTAGCTCGAAATCTTGGCCATTTCTTATCAGGGTATTCTCTGGTTTACTTCGCTGTAAACGAGGAATACATGGGATCAGAGTGATCGGTGTCATGTAGTATTCTTTTGTGTGGGAATGAACCTGGCCTTTCTGATAAAGTTTTGATCTCCATTTAAAGCTATTCAATAAGGGTATTTCTTCGAATGGCGTGTTTTCATatctttgtttttcttcctcACCATTGCTATTGTTTATGTGATTATAACTGAATTTTGGTCTTGTGGATTTGACAGAAGTCAATAATGAGTATTGACGTCGGGACGAGGCTCCGGTCCATGAAAGCAGCTTCCATGAAGCATGAAAATGTAATCAGACAAACGTCCTTAATTATTCGTAGTCTGAACTGTGTATTCTGGTACCTTTGGTATTTAATTCTATACTGTACTGGATGTATGTTGAAAAACGGTTTCTACTGTAGAAAGTTGTAAGCTATGAAGTGTAATCATTCATATATGGGGCAACAGTTTTCACTTGAAAATGTGGCTTCAGTTTCAATGAAGACGCTCCTGAAATTCAAGGCTCCCAGAAATCTCGCAAAAGTAGAAATCTTTGATGGGAATCCAAGGAGTTTGTTGTTTGAAGTAGTTCTAGttcctctttttcaaaattttataactgGGATCTTGAAACCCTGAAACTTGGTTATTTAGGATTTCTGTGTACCTCCCTTCCCTTCaaaataactaattatatattgcAAGTCTTCTGTCCATTGCATGATTCTCTTGTGTCAGCTGattttttcaacttcatttttttttttttttttaattaaaggaGAAGCAGGATATGCAGGGGAGCAAGATAAATGATGCTGCAAAAGCAACGAGGAGTCAAGGGGCCTCCACAAAGGAGAGAAAAATTGCATTGCAGCAAGATGTATGAATAAAATTCTTGCAgacccccctttttttttctgtgGATTCCAATTTTATCATGTATTGTGGATTGAGAATAATTCAGTTTGAAGTTTTGATTTTCAGGTTGATAAGCTCAAGAAAAAGCTTAGACAAGAAGAGAACATTCACAGAGCTTTGGAAAGGGCTTTCAGCAGGCCTTTGGGAGCTCTACCTCGTCTTCCCCCTTATCTCCCTGCTTATGTTAGTAGTTCAGAACCTCTTTGGATTCCTTAGTTCAATTCAAGTAAATTAGGTCACTAAAACTTAGAATCCAAGCTTGTAATGGCAACGTTGTAGTTCGAGAAAGCATTGCAAAAgatgaatgaaatgaattgaTACATTTGAAGGCAGAGGACAAAGAAAAGCAACCCAAATTCTACATGATATTCAATGGttctttttttaagtattttcataTTTCTCAAGAGGAAACTCTATTCTTTTAATGTCGGTTTTTGATTGTCGTAGACATTGGAGCTTCTAGCCGAGGTGGCTGTTTTGGAAGAGGAAGTGGTTCGGCTTGAACAAGAAGTTCTGCATTTTAGACAGGATCTGTATCAGGAAGCTGTCTACACATCATCCTCTAAAAGGAGTGGAGAGAATTCAACCGATTCATATGCCCAATACCCGATTCAGAATTACAAACCAGAGCGACACAAATTTTCAGCTCTAAATGGGGCTGATTCCTCGGTGTGCACAAGTAGGCATAGACCCACTCTTTCTGGTAAGCTTTCAGCTCAATTCGTTCTAAAGGCATATCATTATGACATTTGAGGACATGCATCTTGTCTGGGAAAACGCTTTGAAAGTTTGTCCTTCTTTCATTGCCAGAAGATAGTAGGGGAAAAGAGTACAAATGGTGTAAAAACTCGACAAAGAACCAAAATGGGTCTCAAATCCATGAATCCCAAACAATAAAAACTCCAGTTAAAAGACCTGTAATAAGCCAGAGATCAGCAGAGAAGCGTTTGGATCCTCAAAATTTACAGGTACCTACTGACGTCGctcattttcactttctttttcttttcccttttgatGAGATGGGGTGGGTATGTATAGTCGTTCCTATTCAGTGAAATCAATATTAGTGTTCAAATTTCCAGGTGGAATGCAGATTGAAAGATCAAGCAAGTCTAGAATCAAGAATCCCCCCGGATGAAAAGCTGTCAGGAGATAATTGCCCAAACAGAATTTCTGAAAATATTCTGAAGTGTTTATTGAGCATTATCTTGAGAATGGGTTCGAAGAAGAATCATAGTAGTGCAGAAAAATTTCCGTACTTACTGACCTTAGGAACTCGAGAAAGCAGTGAAGAAACAAATTATAGGGACCCTTATAATATCTGTTCAGAATATGGAAAGAGAGATATTGGTCCATATCATAAACTATATCACATTGAAGCTAGCTCAATCAATCCAAATCGATCAGCAAGTTCTTTGTTTCTACTTCGTAGATTGAGGTAAGttctctgttttgttttctgcTCCCTAGACTAAAGTAAATTCTTAGAAGATTAAAGAGTCAAAACAGTTTCACGCTTTGTTCACGTCGTctataaaatatacaagaagTCAAAGCAAATTCGTTTTCTGTATTCTCAGGCTCCTCCTGGGGAAACTTGCCTCTGTCAACATAGAGAGCCTCACCCATCAGGAGAAGCTAGCGTTCTggataaatatttacaattccTGCGtgatgaatgtatgtatatcaAGGTTCAAATGGAGTTTAGAAacctattttgttttcttttttgcttaAATTAGTGATAATTTGTTTTCTGTACTTGCATTTTATATACCATTATCCAAGTGCAAAGAAGAATCATTCACTATATCATATTGCTTCAGGCATTCTTAGAACAAAGCATACCGGAGAGTCCTGAGGGGGTTGTTGCTTTAATGCAGAAGGTACATACTATACAGGAACTCCTCTTGCTAGGATAACGACATACTATATATTTTCACTGAGCTGAACAATAATGTTTGAAGGCTTCTGCAAACCAACTCATAGCATTGAATGCTATGTGTAAAGACAATTATTTATGCACTTCCATTACTTTCTACTCAGGCAACAATAAATGTTGGGGGACACTTGATAAATGCAGTAACAATAGAGCATTTCATCCTGAGATTGCCTTTCCACTCCAAATATGTAAGTAGTAGTGCCTATCCGATGTCTGTCTCTAGATTTCTCTAGCTAGAAGATAAAAATCCCTTCATCAATTTTCTTACTTCTTAGCTTCACCAGACATTTTTAGAGGGTACAAAAAACGCTGGGAAGACATGGAGAAGCATAGTTGGATTGGAGTTTTCTGAGCCATTGGTGACATTTGCTCTATCCTGTGGAAGCTGGTCCTCCCCTGCTGTAAGTTCACAGAGAGTAGTTAGCTTTGCTTAAATTACCAACCTCTAGTCCCACATCCATAACAGGCCATTAAGTGAAGCTCGTCAGTGGTCCCGAGTTCAATGAAACATGGTACTTAAAAACAGATTCCCAAATACATATGCTTATATTTAGTGGCACTGCCATACTTAAAAGATGATGATTAAAAGGGTGGTGAATAGCATTCTTCTGTTCTTCATAGATTAATGTGCCCTGAGGAGATAGTGACAATGAGTTTTATGATTACTTGTCTTTGTTTCCATAATTTCCTGGCAATCATTGATCATGTCTGAGTTCACACAGTTACTAGTGTCTTAGGGATACCCTGCAGTGATCCCATGGCTGATTTATTCACTCTACTTCCATATGAAAGGTGAGAGTGTACACAGCATCTCAGGTGGAGAACGAACTGGAAGTGGCTAAAAGAGAGTACTTACAGGCTGCAGTTGGAATTTCAACAACGAAATTTGCAATCCCAAAGCTGTTAGATTGGTATTTACTTGACTTTGCAAAGGACTTGGACTCATTCCTTGATTGGATCTGCCTTCAATTACCATGTGAACTTGCAAAAGAAGCAATTAAGTGCCTTGAGAGGGGCAAAAAGGAACCTTATTTACAGTTTGTCCAAGTTATGCCCTATGATTTCAGTTTTAGGTACCTTTTATACTCGGAATAATGTATCCTTTGTTACTTGGGATCTGAGGGCCTTTGGGTTACAATTTTGTTGTATACATATAGCTATAGGGTGCATGAGAAAGCTGGTTGTATTACTGTATATGGTCTCTCTGCTTGTAAGTATTTGTGTGAGGTCAATGTTCTCTTCACTGAGGGAGTTCTGCATGTAGCTATGCTTTGTGAAGAGTTGGTTCCGAATAAAATGGTAATTTCATGACTCAAGATTTCCGACAATTCCTGTTTGTGTGACGGCTGGCAAACCGATAAAATAACAATTTGTCCTAAAAA
Encoded here:
- the LOC122298405 gene encoding uncharacterized protein LOC122298405 isoform X5; its protein translation is MSIDVGTRLRSMKAASMKHENEKQDMQGSKINDAAKATRSQGASTKERKIALQQDVDKLKKKLRQEENIHRALERAFSRPLGALPRLPPYLPAYTLELLAEVAVLEEEVVRLEQEVLHFRQDLYQEAVYTSSSKRSGENSTDSYAQYPIQNYKPERHKFSALNGADSSVCTSRHRPTLSEDSRGKEYKWCKNSTKNQNGSQIHESQTIKTPVKRPVISQRSAEKRLDPQNLQCSNFQVECRLKDQASLESRIPPDEKLSGDNCPNRISENILKCLLSIILRMGSKKNHSSAEKFPYLLTLGTRESSEETNYRDPYNICSEYGKRDIGPYHKLYHIEASSINPNRSASSLFLLRRLRLLLGKLASVNIESLTHQEKLAFWINIYNSCVMNAFLEQSIPESPEGVVALMQKATINVGGHLINAVTIEHFILRLPFHSKYLHQTFLEGTKNAGKTWRSIVGLEFSEPLVTFALSCGSWSSPAVRVYTASQVENELEVAKREYLQAAVGISTTKFAIPKLLDWYLLDFAKDLDSFLDWICLQLPCELAKEAIKCLERGKKEPYLQFVQVMPYDFSFRYLLYSE
- the LOC122298405 gene encoding uncharacterized protein LOC122298405 isoform X2, coding for MKCNHSYMGQQFSLENVASVSMKTLLKFKAPRNLAKVEIFDGNPRSLLFEEKQDMQGSKINDAAKATRSQGASTKERKIALQQDVDKLKKKLRQEENIHRALERAFSRPLGALPRLPPYLPAYTLELLAEVAVLEEEVVRLEQEVLHFRQDLYQEAVYTSSSKRSGENSTDSYAQYPIQNYKPERHKFSALNGADSSVCTSRHRPTLSDSRGKEYKWCKNSTKNQNGSQIHESQTIKTPVKRPVISQRSAEKRLDPQNLQCSNFQVECRLKDQASLESRIPPDEKLSGDNCPNRISENILKCLLSIILRMGSKKNHSSAEKFPYLLTLGTRESSEETNYRDPYNICSEYGKRDIGPYHKLYHIEASSINPNRSASSLFLLRRLRLLLGKLASVNIESLTHQEKLAFWINIYNSCVMNAFLEQSIPESPEGVVALMQKATINVGGHLINAVTIEHFILRLPFHSKYLHQTFLEGTKNAGKTWRSIVGLEFSEPLVTFALSCGSWSSPAVRVYTASQVENELEVAKREYLQAAVGISTTKFAIPKLLDWYLLDFAKDLDSFLDWICLQLPCELAKEAIKCLERGKKEPYLQFVQVMPYDFSFRYLLYSE
- the LOC122298405 gene encoding uncharacterized protein LOC122298405 isoform X3 — protein: MKCNHSYMGQQFSLENVASVSMKTLLKFKAPRNLAKVEIFDGNPRSLLFEEKQDMQGSKINDAAKATRSQGASTKERKIALQQDVDKLKKKLRQEENIHRALERAFSRPLGALPRLPPYLPAYTLELLAEVAVLEEEVVRLEQEVLHFRQDLYQEAVYTSSSKRSGENSTDSYAQYPIQNYKPERHKFSALNGADSSVCTSRHRPTLSEDSRGKEYKWCKNSTKNQNGSQIHESQTIKTPVKRPVISQRSAEKRLDPQNLQCSNFQVECRLKDQASLESRIPPDEKLSGDNCPNRISENILKCLLSIILRMGSKKNHSSAEKFPYLLTLGTRESSEETNYRDPYNICSEYGKRDIGPYHKLYHIEASSINPNRSASSLFLLRRLRLLLGKLASVNIESLTHQEKLAFWINIYNSCVMNAFLEQSIPESPEGVVALMQKATINVGGHLINAVTIEHFILRLPFHSKYTFLEGTKNAGKTWRSIVGLEFSEPLVTFALSCGSWSSPAVRVYTASQVENELEVAKREYLQAAVGISTTKFAIPKLLDWYLLDFAKDLDSFLDWICLQLPCELAKEAIKCLERGKKEPYLQFVQVMPYDFSFRYLLYSE
- the LOC122298405 gene encoding uncharacterized protein LOC122298405 isoform X4 translates to MKCNHSYMGQQFSLENVASVSMKTLLKFKAPRNLAKVEIFDGNPRSLLFEEKQDMQGSKINDAAKATRSQGASTKERKIALQQDVDKLKKKLRQEENIHRALERAFSRPLGALPRLPPYLPAYTLELLAEVAVLEEEVVRLEQEVLHFRQDLYQEAVYTSSSKRSGENSTDSYAQYPIQNYKPERHKFSALNGADSSVCTSRHRPTLSEDSRGKEYKWCKNSTKNQNGSQIHESQTIKTPVKRPVISQRSAEKRLDPQNLQVECRLKDQASLESRIPPDEKLSGDNCPNRISENILKCLLSIILRMGSKKNHSSAEKFPYLLTLGTRESSEETNYRDPYNICSEYGKRDIGPYHKLYHIEASSINPNRSASSLFLLRRLRLLLGKLASVNIESLTHQEKLAFWINIYNSCVMNAFLEQSIPESPEGVVALMQKATINVGGHLINAVTIEHFILRLPFHSKYLHQTFLEGTKNAGKTWRSIVGLEFSEPLVTFALSCGSWSSPAVRVYTASQVENELEVAKREYLQAAVGISTTKFAIPKLLDWYLLDFAKDLDSFLDWICLQLPCELAKEAIKCLERGKKEPYLQFVQVMPYDFSFRYLLYSE
- the LOC122298405 gene encoding uncharacterized protein LOC122298405 isoform X6; amino-acid sequence: MKCNHSYMGQQFSLENVASVSMKTLLKFKAPRNLAKVEIFDGNPRSLLFEEKQDMQGSKINDAAKATRSQGASTKERKIALQQDVDKLKKKLRQEENIHRALERAFSRPLGALPRLPPYLPAYTLELLAEVAVLEEEVVRLEQEVLHFRQDLYQEAVYTSSSKRSGENSTDSYAQYPIQNYKPERHKFSALNGADSSVCTSRHRPTLSEDSRGKEYKWCKNSTKNQNGSQIHESQTIKTPVKRPVISQRSAEKRLDPQNLQCSNFQVECRLKDQASLESRIPPDEKLSGDNCPNRISENILKCLLSIILRMGSKKNHSSAEKFPYLLTLGTRESSEETNYRDPYNICSEYGKRDIGPYHKLYHIEASSINPNRSASSLFLLRRLRLLLGKLASVNIESLTHQEKLAFWINIYNSCVMNAFLEQSIPESPEGVVALMQKATINVGGHLINAVTIEHFILRLPFHSKYLHQTFLEGTKNAGKTWRSIVGLEFSEPLVTFALSCGSWSSPALLVS
- the LOC122298405 gene encoding uncharacterized protein LOC122298405 isoform X7, yielding MKCNHSYMGQQFSLENVASVSMKTLLKFKAPRNLAKVEIFDGNPRSLLFEEKQDMQGSKINDAAKATRSQGASTKERKIALQQDVDKLKKKLRQEENIHRALERAFSRPLGALPRLPPYLPAYTLELLAEVAVLEEEVVRLEQEVLHFRQDLYQEAVYTSSSKRSGENSTDSYAQYPIQNYKPERHKFSALNGADSSVCTSRHRPTLSEDSRGKEYKWCKNSTKNQNGSQIHESQTIKTPVKRPVISQRSAEKRLDPQNLQCSNFQVECRLKDQASLESRIPPDEKLSGDNCPNRISENILKCLLSIILRMGSKKNHSSAEKFPYLLTLGTRESSEETNYRDPYNICSEYGKRDIGPYHKLYHIEASSINPNRSASSLFLLRRLRLLLGKLASVNIESLTHQEKLAFWINIYNSCVMNAFLEQSIPESPEGVVALMQKATINVGGHLINAVTIEHFILRLPFHSKYTFLEGTKNAGKTWRSIVGLEFSEPLVTFALSCGSWSSPALLVS
- the LOC122298405 gene encoding uncharacterized protein LOC122298405 isoform X1, whose protein sequence is MKCNHSYMGQQFSLENVASVSMKTLLKFKAPRNLAKVEIFDGNPRSLLFEEKQDMQGSKINDAAKATRSQGASTKERKIALQQDVDKLKKKLRQEENIHRALERAFSRPLGALPRLPPYLPAYTLELLAEVAVLEEEVVRLEQEVLHFRQDLYQEAVYTSSSKRSGENSTDSYAQYPIQNYKPERHKFSALNGADSSVCTSRHRPTLSEDSRGKEYKWCKNSTKNQNGSQIHESQTIKTPVKRPVISQRSAEKRLDPQNLQCSNFQVECRLKDQASLESRIPPDEKLSGDNCPNRISENILKCLLSIILRMGSKKNHSSAEKFPYLLTLGTRESSEETNYRDPYNICSEYGKRDIGPYHKLYHIEASSINPNRSASSLFLLRRLRLLLGKLASVNIESLTHQEKLAFWINIYNSCVMNAFLEQSIPESPEGVVALMQKATINVGGHLINAVTIEHFILRLPFHSKYLHQTFLEGTKNAGKTWRSIVGLEFSEPLVTFALSCGSWSSPAVRVYTASQVENELEVAKREYLQAAVGISTTKFAIPKLLDWYLLDFAKDLDSFLDWICLQLPCELAKEAIKCLERGKKEPYLQFVQVMPYDFSFRYLLYSE